In Pirellula sp. SH-Sr6A, the DNA window TTGGTTCGAATCGTCCCTTCTCTTGAATTTCGAATAAGATAAGACCGTCCGCGACGATCGTATTTTACCTCACCCTGTCTTTGCTTCGAATATGCCTTATTTGGATGCAGTCACCGGTCCGGCGATGGGCCGCCGATACAATCTCGATGCAAATCAATACGTACTCGGTCGGCATCCTGACTGCGATATCGTCTTGGAGAGCGGCTCGGTTTCCCGGCAGCACGCGAAACTGATTCGCTCCGGAGTCGGTTATGCCCTCGAGGACTTGAAGAGTCGGAACGGCACCTTCGTAAACGGTCGATTGATCGGCGACACCACCCAGTTGGTCGAAGGGGATTCGATCCGCATTTGCGACATCGAGCTCACCTTTCATGAGGACGGCCAAGCCTCCGAGCTGTCCGTTGGGGGTACGGAAAGTTCGGCGTTGGGAATCATGATGGTGGACGATGGCGAGGAGGCTCCTTCGAGCCGTTCGGTCACGGCCAAACTCGACGTTCGCGGCAGTCATTTCGGTGTTCAGATCAACGCATCACCCGAGGCCAAATTATCGGCTGTTTTGGAGATCATGAAGAATTTGGGCAAGGCGGTCTCGCTCGACGAGGTGTTGCCCAAGGTGCTTGATTCCCTCTTCAATATCTTCATCCAAGCGGACCGCGGATTCATCATCTTGAAGGATGACCAGGGCCAACTGACCCCTCGATGGGTGAAAACACGGCGCCCTGATCAAGAAGAGATGGTCCGCGTCTCCCGCACGGTCCTTCGCGAAGTAATGCAAAAGCGCGAGGCGGTGATCTCGCTCGATGCGGGCTCCGATTCTCGATTCGAAATGAGCCAGAGCATTGCCGATTTTCGGATCCGTTCGATGATCGTCGCCCCCCTTTTGAATAGCGAGGGGGAACCTCTCGGGGCCATCCAGATCGACACCATCCAACAAAAGGGTGGGTTCGAAAACAAGGACCTTGAGATTTTGGTCGGGGTCGCCAATCAAGCGGGAATCGCAATCGAGAATGCGCAACTGCACGAACAAGTCGTTGCACAGAAGTTGGTTGAGCAGGATTTGGAGTTGGCGAGGCAGGTTCAGTTGGCTTTCTTGCCGAGGCATTCGCCGGAGATACCAGGATATTCCTTTTATCAGTTCTACAATCCTGCCAATCAGATAGGTGGGGACTACTTCGATTACATCGAGCTCTCCAATCAGCGATTGGCAGTGGTCATGGCAGACGTGGTAGGGCATGGAGTGGCTGCGGCGATGTTCATGGCCAAGTTATCGGCGGAGACCCGGTTTGCTTTCGCCACCATCGACGATCCTCGGCGGGCGGTCGCGACGCTGAACGATCGCATCACGGCGTTGGAAGCCGAGCGATTCATCACCATGACTGCGGTCGTGTTGGATTATGCGGCCCACAAAGCGACCATTGTGATCGCGGGTCATATGCCTCCAATTTTGCTGACCAGCAAGAAGGAAATTCAGGAACCGGGCGAGAGCGTGGGTGGTCCACCCTTGGGAATTATTCCAGGCTTGGAATTTGAATCGGCAGAGATCGAGCTTCAGCCGGGCGAGTCGCTCACATTGTACACCGACGGGATATTCGAGGCCCCCAATGCAGCGGGTGTTCAATATTCGATCGATCGGGTACGGCAACAAGTTCGGCAGAACGGGGGCAGCATTGCCGCGACGGGGAACGAGATCGTTTCGCACGTTAAGAAGCACATCATAGGGTGCGACCAAGAAGACGACATGTGCCTCGTCATCCTCGGCCGCGACCGTCCCGCAACAGCCTAGCCGGTTTTGGTCCCGCCGTTCTCGATCCTCTCTTTAGAAGAGTGTTGTCCGCTTTCGCTCCGAGAACGACATCCACGACTTATTTCACTCGTCTCCTCCGTCCATATTCTCTAAGCCTTCCAGTTCGGTACGCAGTCGATGGAGGACGCGCGAGCGGGCCTTGTAAACAGCCCAACGGGATAGGGAAAGTTCCTCAGCGACCGACTCGGGTGATTGACCATCGACGGTCGTCCGCCAGAATGCTTGCCAAGTGTTCGGTTCGAAATGGTTCCGAATCAGCGCGATCGCGCGACCCAGTACCGCTTTCCGATCCGCAGCGATCTCTCCGGAGGCATGGGACCCTTCGTACGATTTAGAGTAATCGTCTTCGTCCATAATTTGATTCAATCGCGCTACGTTCGTGCTACCTCCGCATGCACCCAATC includes these proteins:
- a CDS encoding SpoIIE family protein phosphatase gives rise to the protein MPYLDAVTGPAMGRRYNLDANQYVLGRHPDCDIVLESGSVSRQHAKLIRSGVGYALEDLKSRNGTFVNGRLIGDTTQLVEGDSIRICDIELTFHEDGQASELSVGGTESSALGIMMVDDGEEAPSSRSVTAKLDVRGSHFGVQINASPEAKLSAVLEIMKNLGKAVSLDEVLPKVLDSLFNIFIQADRGFIILKDDQGQLTPRWVKTRRPDQEEMVRVSRTVLREVMQKREAVISLDAGSDSRFEMSQSIADFRIRSMIVAPLLNSEGEPLGAIQIDTIQQKGGFENKDLEILVGVANQAGIAIENAQLHEQVVAQKLVEQDLELARQVQLAFLPRHSPEIPGYSFYQFYNPANQIGGDYFDYIELSNQRLAVVMADVVGHGVAAAMFMAKLSAETRFAFATIDDPRRAVATLNDRITALEAERFITMTAVVLDYAAHKATIVIAGHMPPILLTSKKEIQEPGESVGGPPLGIIPGLEFESAEIELQPGESLTLYTDGIFEAPNAAGVQYSIDRVRQQVRQNGGSIAATGNEIVSHVKKHIIGCDQEDDMCLVILGRDRPATA